A section of the Paenibacillus yonginensis genome encodes:
- a CDS encoding winged helix-turn-helix transcriptional regulator gives MNAVYMENEAMPFVEACPVTQRVIVVSPFPGGIYELVRDLSEGCFDVMVFHHREEGIRNALSADLLIFDLTRYREQDAALVRSLGSVDTGGVPILYLIREDMLGSMDEDFKRKELLVWPCRPQELVYHAQRIIRSSEGKRPVASRLLAGTSPAIFKDLWIDRKKMAVYRKGEQIDLTKTEYDLFIQLLESEGSVMTREDLLASVWGTTFLGGSNVVDVHIKSLRKKLGDRAASPDYIATVRGVGYRLAD, from the coding sequence ATGAATGCAGTTTATATGGAAAATGAAGCGATGCCCTTCGTTGAGGCCTGCCCGGTTACGCAGCGAGTGATCGTGGTCAGTCCTTTTCCGGGCGGCATCTATGAACTGGTTCGCGACTTGTCGGAGGGCTGCTTTGACGTCATGGTATTCCACCACCGCGAGGAAGGCATTCGCAATGCCTTGTCGGCTGATCTGCTGATCTTTGACCTGACCCGCTACCGGGAACAGGATGCTGCGCTCGTCCGATCGCTTGGTTCGGTGGATACGGGCGGCGTGCCGATCCTGTATTTGATCCGCGAAGATATGCTCGGCAGCATGGACGAGGATTTCAAACGCAAGGAGCTGCTGGTTTGGCCTTGCCGTCCGCAGGAGCTTGTCTATCACGCCCAGCGGATTATCCGCAGCTCGGAGGGCAAACGTCCCGTGGCTTCGCGGCTGCTGGCGGGCACTTCTCCGGCAATCTTCAAGGACCTTTGGATTGACCGCAAGAAGATGGCGGTCTATCGCAAAGGCGAGCAGATAGATCTGACCAAAACGGAATATGATTTGTTCATTCAACTGCTGGAAAGCGAAGGCAGCGTCATGACCCGTGAGGATCTGCTGGCTTCCGTGTGGGGGACTACGTTCCTTGGCGGCAGCAATGTCGTCGATGTGCACATCAAAAGCTTGCGCAAGAAGCTTGGAGACCGCGCCGCTTCCCCTGACTATATTGCCACGGTTCGCGGCGTAGGCTACCGGCTGGCGGATTAA
- a CDS encoding Fur family transcriptional regulator has translation MKPLNLTTQRKAVYDIVRNSDDHPTAAEVMNRLVEQGFNFAYGTVYNSLRYLTDKELIRELKLGEAASRYDAKMDEHQHIICESCGRVDEVMTSVPEDWKKAVAIETGYDVHHAHVVFGGMCPQCLKERSNG, from the coding sequence ATGAAACCCCTGAACCTAACGACCCAACGGAAAGCCGTATATGATATTGTAAGAAATTCGGATGACCACCCCACCGCAGCCGAGGTGATGAACCGGCTTGTTGAGCAGGGCTTTAATTTTGCCTATGGTACGGTATATAACTCTTTGCGTTACTTGACCGATAAAGAATTAATACGCGAGCTGAAGCTCGGCGAAGCAGCCAGCCGCTACGATGCCAAGATGGATGAACATCAGCATATTATCTGCGAATCCTGCGGCCGTGTAGATGAAGTCATGACGTCGGTTCCGGAAGATTGGAAGAAAGCAGTAGCAATAGAAACGGGTTACGACGTGCACCATGCACACGTAGTCTTCGGAGGGATGTGTCCGCAGTGTTTGAAGGAGAGAAGCAACGGATGA
- a CDS encoding FAD-dependent oxidoreductase, giving the protein MASSEIPSTSELPQFPESLWERTTEFPRFPRLQGETNADVVVVGGGITGLTTAYLLMKEGLQVALVEMGSLLHGTTGHTTAKITAQHGLIYDQLIGHFGEEKARLYYEANEEAVRFMQNFAKEHGIDCGMVEEDAYLFAESDDELKDLKKEWTAYQKLGIPGEWQESLPLPLLVKGAIKLPGQARFHPLQYLHFMVQELQKGGAAIYEHTTIAEKVDKANGRLNLHTEDGASSITCNYAVSASHFPFYDGGAMYFSRLHAERSYIVAIEPETSFPGGMYINCGNPKRSLRAAEWNGKQLVLVGGEGHKTGKALCTIRNYETLELYGASLLGAKNIPFRWSAQDLITLDQVPYIGQATNDDPHILVATGFAKWGMSTGTLAALMFRDRIMKRDNRYEEVFTPQRFKADPGLKNFIVQNAGVAKDLVAGKIGLVHRKVDELKNDEGAIVKHLGKRAGAYRDEKGQLYLLDATCTHMGCEVDWNEGERSWDCPCHGSRFNYKGEVIEGPATQPLTPLTQHQHEG; this is encoded by the coding sequence ATGGCAAGCAGCGAAATTCCAAGCACCAGCGAACTGCCCCAATTTCCCGAATCCCTGTGGGAGCGTACCACCGAGTTCCCCCGTTTCCCGCGGCTTCAGGGCGAAACCAATGCGGATGTTGTCGTGGTGGGCGGCGGCATCACCGGACTTACGACAGCCTATCTGCTGATGAAGGAGGGGCTGCAGGTTGCGCTTGTTGAAATGGGCAGCCTGCTCCACGGCACAACCGGGCATACAACGGCCAAAATCACGGCTCAGCACGGACTTATTTATGATCAGCTGATCGGTCACTTCGGAGAAGAGAAAGCCAGATTATATTATGAAGCCAATGAGGAAGCTGTCCGTTTCATGCAGAACTTTGCCAAAGAGCATGGAATTGACTGCGGCATGGTCGAAGAGGATGCCTATTTATTCGCCGAGTCGGACGATGAGCTGAAGGATCTGAAGAAAGAGTGGACAGCTTATCAGAAGCTCGGCATTCCGGGCGAGTGGCAGGAATCCCTTCCGCTGCCCCTCCTGGTTAAAGGGGCCATCAAGCTGCCCGGGCAGGCCCGTTTCCATCCGCTGCAGTATCTCCATTTCATGGTGCAGGAGCTGCAAAAGGGCGGTGCTGCCATTTACGAGCATACTACCATTGCCGAGAAAGTGGACAAGGCGAACGGCCGGCTGAACCTGCATACGGAAGATGGAGCCTCCTCCATCACCTGTAATTATGCCGTTTCCGCTTCCCATTTCCCTTTCTATGACGGAGGCGCGATGTATTTCTCCCGGCTGCACGCCGAACGTTCCTATATCGTAGCCATCGAACCTGAGACCTCATTCCCCGGCGGCATGTATATCAATTGCGGCAATCCGAAACGTTCGCTCAGAGCGGCGGAGTGGAACGGCAAACAGCTGGTTCTAGTCGGTGGAGAGGGCCACAAAACGGGCAAAGCCCTCTGTACGATCCGCAATTACGAAACGTTGGAGCTTTACGGCGCTTCACTGCTTGGAGCAAAAAACATCCCGTTCCGCTGGTCCGCCCAAGACTTGATCACGCTCGACCAGGTGCCTTATATCGGCCAGGCCACAAACGATGACCCGCATATCCTGGTTGCCACAGGCTTCGCCAAATGGGGCATGTCTACCGGGACGCTGGCCGCCCTGATGTTCCGCGACCGGATCATGAAACGGGATAACCGGTACGAGGAAGTGTTCACGCCGCAGCGCTTCAAGGCTGATCCGGGCCTCAAAAATTTCATTGTGCAAAATGCCGGCGTTGCCAAAGATCTCGTAGCCGGAAAAATAGGGCTTGTCCACCGCAAAGTGGACGAGCTCAAGAACGACGAAGGCGCTATCGTCAAACATCTCGGCAAACGGGCCGGGGCCTACAGAGATGAAAAAGGCCAGCTGTACCTGCTTGATGCCACCTGCACCCATATGGGCTGCGAAGTCGACTGGAACGAAGGCGAACGCTCCTGGGACTGCCCGTGCCACGGTTCGCGGTTCAATTACAAAGGCGAGGTTATCGAAGGTCCGGCGACCCAGCCGCTTACGCCGCTGACCCAGCACCAGCATGAAGGCTGA
- a CDS encoding DUF4097 family beta strand repeat-containing protein: MNKSRNWPVAVIVLLAIGLAGMAYQHFKFGEERKDFERRWNLTAAQLHNLSIVSDVPSDINFIPAKEGSGYVQLSGKLKSEIVRKLSQTEPASDGLQLDLSSDSFSIFSFDFRSTKSQITVALPEGLELGRFQLDLKSGGGSVRGVRAGQADLKTSSGRLVVSDVKAAQINLHSSSGKITAEQLEGTLTAATSSGGMSLTRISGDGTYTLSSGHLNGTGITGHVAIQTSSGDVTLSQFSGSGQIASSSGSITLSGQRSDSLNITARSGNVKLSKDDAFRGIYNLRTSSGSIHAPDSPGQTHDVIEVRTRSGNITIR, from the coding sequence ATGAATAAATCGAGAAACTGGCCGGTGGCGGTGATCGTGCTTCTGGCCATCGGGCTGGCCGGCATGGCTTATCAGCATTTCAAATTCGGCGAAGAGCGGAAGGATTTCGAGCGGCGCTGGAATCTAACTGCCGCTCAGCTGCACAACCTGTCCATTGTGAGCGACGTTCCCTCCGACATTAATTTCATCCCCGCTAAGGAAGGCAGCGGCTACGTCCAGCTGAGCGGCAAGCTCAAGTCTGAAATCGTCCGGAAGCTCAGCCAGACCGAACCGGCCTCGGATGGACTTCAGCTCGACTTGAGTTCTGATTCCTTCTCTATCTTCTCCTTCGACTTCAGGTCAACCAAATCTCAAATCACGGTTGCTCTTCCGGAAGGACTGGAACTCGGACGCTTCCAGCTTGATCTCAAATCCGGCGGCGGCAGCGTCCGTGGAGTGAGAGCCGGCCAAGCCGATTTGAAGACTTCCTCCGGCCGTCTGGTCGTCTCGGACGTCAAAGCGGCTCAGATCAACCTTCACTCCTCTTCCGGCAAAATAACGGCCGAACAGCTGGAAGGCACCCTAACGGCAGCAACAAGCTCCGGCGGCATGTCTTTAACCAGGATTTCCGGAGACGGGACGTATACCTTAAGCTCCGGCCATTTGAACGGAACCGGGATAACCGGCCATGTCGCCATCCAGACCTCATCAGGGGACGTTACGCTGAGTCAATTCAGCGGCAGCGGGCAAATCGCTTCCAGCTCAGGCAGCATTACGCTCAGCGGCCAGCGCTCTGACTCGCTGAATATTACAGCTCGTTCAGGGAACGTTAAGCTGTCCAAAGACGACGCTTTCCGGGGAATATACAATCTTCGGACTAGCTCAGGCAGCATTCACGCGCCCGATTCGCCCGGACAAACCCACGATGTGATCGAGGTCCGGACCCGGTCGGGCAATATTACCATCCGATAA